Proteins from a single region of Oreochromis niloticus isolate F11D_XX linkage group LG7, O_niloticus_UMD_NMBU, whole genome shotgun sequence:
- the LOC100707691 gene encoding charged multivesicular body protein 4b isoform X2: MEKLPARGELLVKKKEFMKKKIDHLEIFAKKNSTKNRRAALQALRRKKFYEKHINYIDCAVKAMRAIYEHIEIVNKVSDLMKDIAEEEDETGGMLESLCTPVGFEGEFNEDELLAELEKLEKNVDESLFEADEAEDGDPCPKLFTTALHSHRGFCREIITKVNDLIEDITEQQDVTEDLLDSLYTAVRFEVEFKEDELLEELEKLQKNLDESLNDSDGEEDGVLCPKVFTTASHSHPVNTDEENIEDDLEYLRHWANGTRELTISYNI, translated from the exons ATGGAGAAGCTTCCAGccagaggagagctgctggtgaagaagAAAGAATTTATGAAGAAGAAAATTGACCACCTAGAGATTTTTGCcaagaaaaacagcacaaaaaacagaagag CGGCTCTGCAGGCGCTGAGAAGAAAGAAGTTCTACGAGAAACACATCAACTACATtgactgtgctgtaaaagccatGAGAGCCATTTACGAACACAT AGAAATCGTTAACAAGGTGAGTGACCTGATGAAGGATAttgcagaggaggaggatgagacTGGAGGCATGCTAGAGAGCCTCTGCACACCTGTGGGTTTTGAAGGGGAATTTAATGAG GATGAGCTGCTGGCAGAGCTGGAGAAGCTGGAAAAGAATGTGGATGAAAGCCTCTTTGAGGCGGACGAAGCAGAGGACGGGGACCCTTGTCCCAAACTGTTCACCACTGCATTACATTCCCATCGTG GGTTTTGCAGAGAAATCATCACCAAGGTGAATGACCTGATAGAGGACATTACTGAGCAACAGGACGTGACTGAAGACTTGCTAGACAGCCTCTACACAGCTGTGAGATTTGAAGTGGAATTTAAAGAG GATGAGCTGCTGGAAGAGCTGGAGAAGCTGCAAAAGAATCTGGATGAAAGCCTCAATGATTCGGATGGAGAAGAAGACGGGGTCCTTTGTCCCAAAGTGTTCACCACTGCATCACATTCCCATCCCG TTAACACGGACGAAGAAAACATTGAAGATGATTTAGAGTATCTTCGACACTGGGCGAATGGAACTCGTGAACTCACCATCAGTTACAACATTTAG
- the LOC100707691 gene encoding charged multivesicular body protein 4b isoform X1, with amino-acid sequence MSLFVFSSGEKVEKEPWMEKLPARGELLVKKKEFMKKKIDHLEIFAKKNSTKNRRAALQALRRKKFYEKHINYIDCAVKAMRAIYEHIEIVNKVSDLMKDIAEEEDETGGMLESLCTPVGFEGEFNEDELLAELEKLEKNVDESLFEADEAEDGDPCPKLFTTALHSHRGFCREIITKVNDLIEDITEQQDVTEDLLDSLYTAVRFEVEFKEDELLEELEKLQKNLDESLNDSDGEEDGVLCPKVFTTASHSHPVNTDEENIEDDLEYLRHWANGTRELTISYNI; translated from the exons AtgtctctgtttgttttcagtagcGGGGAAAAGGTGGAGAAGGAGCCCTGGATGGAGAAGCTTCCAGccagaggagagctgctggtgaagaagAAAGAATTTATGAAGAAGAAAATTGACCACCTAGAGATTTTTGCcaagaaaaacagcacaaaaaacagaagag CGGCTCTGCAGGCGCTGAGAAGAAAGAAGTTCTACGAGAAACACATCAACTACATtgactgtgctgtaaaagccatGAGAGCCATTTACGAACACAT AGAAATCGTTAACAAGGTGAGTGACCTGATGAAGGATAttgcagaggaggaggatgagacTGGAGGCATGCTAGAGAGCCTCTGCACACCTGTGGGTTTTGAAGGGGAATTTAATGAG GATGAGCTGCTGGCAGAGCTGGAGAAGCTGGAAAAGAATGTGGATGAAAGCCTCTTTGAGGCGGACGAAGCAGAGGACGGGGACCCTTGTCCCAAACTGTTCACCACTGCATTACATTCCCATCGTG GGTTTTGCAGAGAAATCATCACCAAGGTGAATGACCTGATAGAGGACATTACTGAGCAACAGGACGTGACTGAAGACTTGCTAGACAGCCTCTACACAGCTGTGAGATTTGAAGTGGAATTTAAAGAG GATGAGCTGCTGGAAGAGCTGGAGAAGCTGCAAAAGAATCTGGATGAAAGCCTCAATGATTCGGATGGAGAAGAAGACGGGGTCCTTTGTCCCAAAGTGTTCACCACTGCATCACATTCCCATCCCG TTAACACGGACGAAGAAAACATTGAAGATGATTTAGAGTATCTTCGACACTGGGCGAATGGAACTCGTGAACTCACCATCAGTTACAACATTTAG